Part of the Quercus robur chromosome 5, dhQueRobu3.1, whole genome shotgun sequence genome, gtggtggttatgAAGGATCGGTTTGGGGTGGTGGCGGTTTGGATTTGTGGGTGTGTTGTGCTGCTGTGAAACCCCAGACCGGTGGTGGTTGCAAAGGATTTGTTTGGGGTGGTGGGTTATGGATTTGTGGGTGTTGTGAAGCCTAGAACAGTGGCTGTGTTAGCTATGTTGTTGTGAAGCCCAGATCAAGGGTGATGGTGGTCGATCCCCATGGCGAAGCCTCGGTAGTGACTCTCAAACCTCTCTTTGCCTCTCCCTTGCCCTAGCCCTATTCCTCTCTCATATTAGTGGCTGCTTTGATAGGCGGTTGTTTGGGTGATTTGGGTTGTGGGTCTGTCattagctccactgctacacCGCCACTATGACGAAGCCACATCTCTACCTCTCCTCCAATCTACTATCTCGAGAATTTTGATGGGTATTTGGGAAAGAGATGATTTTGGATCTGCTCTCACTCACTTTGATCTAGGTTCATTTAAATCTTGTTGTCTATTGGTGTGTCTAAGGTTGATTTAGAAGTTTTTAGCTTATGATTTTTGTGGATTTGATGATAAGGTTTTGATGGTTGGTGGGAAATTGATGAAGGAATTTGTTTGATTGAAATTCTGTGTTTTTGGTTGGAAATCTATGttatgagaaatattttattaggataATAATTTTGGTTGAATGAATAATTGATTTTTGTGGAAGAATTTGGGtacaaattttggaatattatgagtttctattcttttgttcttgtgtttgaaTATTCTGGGTtgttgttcttatgtgttcatGATCAAGATGAACACAGATCTCaattgatgtgttttttttttttttttttttttttttaattttttttttatcttttttatttgattgaaactaataatttttttttaatttagaaactTATGTGGAGCTAACgtggaatttttaaaaaatcaaataaaatttattattattattattttattagccacgttAGCATCTAATATGCAACCTATGCACTCCGTTTGTCACGTAGGACTTTTCTGTTAGTGGGTTGACAacagggaccaaaatagaattgatttttttttttttagggactaCATTAGTAGCAAAATCaatttagagaccaaaataagAATCGGCCAAAAATGTAGGGACAAAAAGTGTATTTTCgccttatttttaatttgatcatttttttttttggagtcgATAAACATTTTAGTTAAAAAGATATTGATTTGTATTTTACCATTAGTGTTAAgaagatatttatttatatttgtaattattatttattttctttttttcaaatgcaAATTATATATGCAACAATGCAATGGACATACTCAAGTcctcccttttttatttatttatttatttattttttattgaaagatcTGTTGTCATTCAACTGAAATTGGAATGGAAGACAACAAGGTCAGAGTACAAGAGTGAAAAAAGCCAAAAGCATTAGGCTTTTTCTAGCTGGATGAGGTGTTGCATCATAGGAGGTGAAACTCCCCTACCTGTTTGGTACTAGTACATTTTGCTTGTTGTGCTAGTTCATGGGCGACGCTATTGCATTCCCTTTTCAAGTGTTTAGGTTCGTTTGgtacatgtatttaaaaattgaaaattattgtttgaaaatatttgtagaAATACGTGcgggtaaaaaagtgtgtggaaattcgtgtaatattgtttaaaaactgaaaatgattgtttgaaaacacaaaccaaacacctcCTTAATCTGCCAACTACTAAAAGAGCTCAAAGTGTGTTTGATCGctgagaaattattaggtccactAGGAGGTCTGCTGACGTGATCCTCCCTAACCTTTCAACCaataaaatgttattatttATGCAAATATGACATCATcgggtaatttttattttttattccttataTTGATTAGGAATCTCACACATACATTTGCATAGATGACATTATCTCATTAGTCAAGAAGGACCACATTAACAAGCCTTCCATTTAgataataatttctcctaatcCCTTGAATAAGGTGGCCCAATTGTCCTTTTTTTGTCGCCTgctaacataaaaaattagagagatgctacgtccacaacatctttacaataaatcacaggtggttagttgttattagttcaaatttggaactaacactaaaattacttttttgccccaacaataacaaccagtaataacctgctacttaagatttgttgtaaaaatattgtgaaaatatcgtggacatatcatttttcaaaaaattaactaCTCAAGTCCTTGTCCTTGacggttgaaaaaaaaaatataggagtTAATACGCACTATACCATACGTCTCCTATTACACACCAAACGTTCTCATAAATATCTTGTGAAAATTCAAACACAAGTCAACGTGCAACTGCCCAATGATGTACACCAAAATTTTATTGAGCAATTAGGCATGGTTTTTCATTCATTATCAGCTCTTTACTCAACACCACCTTTCactaccaccacaaccaccTTCTACTATtcttttatcatatatatatatataaaagtcagCGTGCAACTGGAGATGCCACTTGTGCTGCCCGCAGAGGACTTGGAAGTAAGTCACCAACGGTTTGAGAatttatttgattggttagaCTTAAAGGCCGGAGCTGCTGCAATggtgttttttaaaaagatgGAGAAACTCAGAAAAGAGAGGGTGAGAGGAAAGAGACAAAAgacagagaaagaagaaaaaataaaaaaagtaatggttttttttttttttttgggttagttCAGAGACAGAATTGTCCTTTAGAATGAATTTGGtaagtagggatggcaatttttgtCCACCCGCAGGTATCTGGTCCGATCCTAATGGGCCGGATTTTATTCGGTCCGATTAGGAATAGGGTCGGatatgggttttaaaaaaaactcgAAGCGGGTCcggattttaaaaaaaatccgaGACCGACCCGAAACCTGACCCGGATAAAACCCGGTACTCTGAAAGTACAAAAATaccccctatatatatatacccccaTAATCTAACCCTAATCTCTCAATTCTTCAGCAGCAACTCAGAACTCACGCCTCCCTCTCTCAGTCCTCACCCTCACTCCGACACTCCCTCTCCCTTAGCTCAGTCCCTCATTTCAGCTCACGCAGTCAGCCAGTCACATTTCATCTTTCTgggtttctggtttttttttttttttttcatagtttcACTGGGTTCGGGACCTTCAGCTTTCTGGGTTCTGACGCTGTAGCTCGCGCGTCTCTCGTCCTTTGATTCTTCGCTGTAGCTCTCGAGGAGCCCTTTGATGGGCATCTGGGCTTCGCCGACTTCTTTGTCGCAGGCGAGTTTCTTCTCCGCCTTGATCTTCACGACGAGCGCGAGGCGGTTTTGCTCCGCCGCGCTGACGTCTACAGTGAATTTCATGGGGAAATTCCACTTGGGGTTTGGGCCGCAGTCCTTGTTGATGTGCGTCCTCTGCTGATTggcgttgttgttgttgttgttgaagtaGTCGCCATGGATCGAAACGACGGCGTACAGGTCCATCTTGGAGAAAAGATTGAAGTCCTTCAAGTCCTTGGCCGAATTCAGTGTGATATCCAAAGGCCTGCACTCCATTCTTGAAGTTTTCTCGGAtcaaagaagaacaaagaaaatttggatatgaaaaaattataagaggaggttttttttgttgtgaCGAAAGAGAATCaagaaattgttgttgttgttggtgatATGTGAATTTGggcttcaattctttttttcttttttcttttttggttgggttgggCATTTGGGCCACGTTATCATGGCTTGAATTAGAATATGGAAGTTGAATGtggcaaaaataaatttggcttcaattttttttttttttggttgggccaCGAATTGGGCTCAATCCCTTAACGGGACCCGCGGGCTCCGAGAGGAGCGGGTCCaggccccaaaaaaaaacctgctTAATAAACAGGCCGAGTCCGGATATAAAAAAACCCGATCTAAACTCGACCCGTTGTTACTCCTAGTAATTTTGAACTTAATTGGTATTATCATAATGTCGGAGGTAATTTGTGGAATTTAACCTCCTTTAAAACgtcttttactttattttttatattaaataattgtAATCGTTGCGTTGCATGACATCATTTTTGACTGATGGTTCAGCAGTCATACTCAATTTTGAATGATGGGTCAGAAATGAAGGGAAGTGGCTGATGGCtcagaaagaaaacaaagagtaTGAGATCCATCCGGGCCCACCTTTTCCAATTCGCCAAATTGAGCAGAAATGGAGAGGAAAGTGGAATGGGAAAGCAGccgcattttctttttcttttttttgggttttcccTTCACCTCCCTActttcaaacatattcaaaggaaacattttctttatcatttattttcccCTTAATCTCTTTATGATTGAGTGAAGCGTCAATGAAAGGTGTTTCAAAGTTATTCAGAACTTCCAAGGAGGGAGCAAAATCATCACCATCTTCAGCTTTTCCTGAGAGATCATGCCGTCAATTTTCACTGGCTGAGATGAAGATTGCTACCAATAACTTCGATGCTAATTTAGTAATTGGTGAGGGGGATTTTGGCACAGCATACAAGGGATTTTTTAACGACTGTAACGGTACCAGAATCGTTGCAATAAAGCGCTTGAAACTCAATGAGGACTTAAGGAACGAGGTGGTGTTCGTTTATCAGCTACACCACCCTAACCTCATCTCTCTCATCGGATATTGTATTGATGAAGGCGTGAATATCCTAGTCTACGAGTTCATGGTCAATGGAAGCCTCTTCAGTAAACTCCACGATCGCCTCTCGTGGAAACAAAGACTAAAGATTTGCGTTGGAGTGGCGCGTGCACTGCACTACCTTCACTCTGGGGTCAAGCAAACTATTATCCACGGTGACGTGAAGCCGACCAACATTCTGTTGGACAAGAATTGGGAGGCCAAGTTGTCAGATTTCAGGTTGTCCAACATGCTTCCCCCGGGTTTCAAATTCGTGGAAATCAAACGGGATTCGGAAACTACTCTAAGATACCTGGATCCCGAATGTTTCATTACATATAGGCTGACCGATAAAACCGACGTCTACTCTTTTGGTGTGGTATTGTTGGAAGTACTCTGTGCGAGAGAAGCAATGGACTTCAGATTGATGGAAAAAGGGCAGGGTCTGGTTAAGTGGGCCCAAAACTGCAAACGAGTAGGGACCATCAATGAGATAATTGATCCGTATCTGATGGGGAAGATAGATCCAGAGTGTTTCAAGATTTACGTCGACATTGCCATTTCTTGTGTGCGAAATAAGGGAGAGGCTCGTCCCACCATGGGTGAAGTGGAGTTAATCCTTGAACATGCACTTGAACTACAACAGAGTGCAGATGCTGCAATGAAGGATGTAGATCCTACTGGTGATGTCTGTATCTATCCCATTGATGAATATACCTGTAATGATTCTTCAGGAGACGCTTCTCCCCCATCTTATGTTCATAATTAATAGATTTATACGATAAATTAGAGATcatatttatattgtttttgatTTGGTAATGTTTCTATTTCTTTGAAACCTCTAGTTCTTCGCTGCCTGAGCTTGAGGAATTTATTTCGGATTCAGATAGCTTGAGGGAATATATTTTGAACACTGCCACACCAAACGACCAATGATTAATCACAAACaattaaatattcttgaagaatcTTTATCGAAGTTGCATTCCCACAAGCTAAGCAGGTTCTGCATTTAATGTATACTTTTTCATTAGCCCATGTGTTGGGTAGTAGATTAATATGAGAATATTGTGAGGTGAGTTGTTGTCCCTAAATTGTTCTTAATTAGTAAATCATGTTAGATTCATCTTTAggtaaatttatagtaaaagtGTTCCAAAATCCCAAGACATTGGTGACTAATCCTTGTAATTTGGTTGAGTTCAATGTCTttagaataaaatttgaaaCGTAAGTTATTTGCAACATgtaaatgaatttattttaccATTGAGTTTCATGTAATTGTAGATTTCTTAATAGGTACACATATAAAGCCCCACATTGAGCAACAATGACAAAAGAGAGTGATTAACATAATTGGGCCCAAATTTATAGGCATAAGCTTTTGAGTCAAGAAGTGTTCTTATATATTAAACCTCTAATAAAAGAGATGTATTTTAGATATGAAAACTTAGATTTTGTCACATCTGCAATACTAGAAATTTTGGTATGTAAAGGTTAGTGAGGAAAAGTTGTCAAGAGTAGATGAGTTAGCTTCAAGAACAaggtcataaaaaaaaaaaaaagtgatgatcTGACTTTTATTTGCATTCACATGTGCCCACCTACCCCACTTACTTTCCCACCACACAAATAtcacccatctctctctctctctctctctctttggccGGTCAAGTAAGTCTtctactcttcttttcttttcttttcttttttt contains:
- the LOC126726648 gene encoding receptor-like protein kinase FERONIA, with product MKGVSKLFRTSKEGAKSSPSSAFPERSCRQFSLAEMKIATNNFDANLVIGEGDFGTAYKGFFNDCNGTRIVAIKRLKLNEDLRNEVVFVYQLHHPNLISLIGYCIDEGVNILVYEFMVNGSLFSKLHDRLSWKQRLKICVGVARALHYLHSGVKQTIIHGDVKPTNILLDKNWEAKLSDFRLSNMLPPGFKFVEIKRDSETTLRYLDPECFITYRLTDKTDVYSFGVVLLEVLCAREAMDFRLMEKGQGLVKWAQNCKRVGTINEIIDPYLMGKIDPECFKIYVDIAISCVRNKGEARPTMGEVELILEHALELQQSADAAMKDVDPTGDVCIYPIDEYTCNDSSGDASPPSYVHN